The following coding sequences are from one Leptolyngbya sp. NIES-3755 window:
- a CDS encoding methyltransferase type 11 (similar to AA sequence:cyanobase_aa:Tery_0364): MDESLIERIRNDFDRIALHEQQRWDHNNHYFSFLLDQLPSSGQKVLEIGCGTGEFSRVLADRGWEVCAIDLSSNMIEIARSQSLSNIDFQVADVLKWEFPIEQFDVIVSIATLHHVSLELLLPKIKAALKPGGKLVILDLVEPEGIDRLIDVVAVPLNWVYENLRNRGIKRSREAIEAMHEHLRTDRYLTISQAKEMYSRFLENVQIRRHLFWRYSAVWTK, encoded by the coding sequence ATGGATGAGTCATTGATTGAGAGGATTCGGAATGACTTCGATCGCATTGCGCTCCACGAACAACAACGATGGGATCATAACAATCACTATTTCTCATTTTTGTTGGATCAGTTGCCGTCTTCTGGTCAGAAAGTGCTTGAAATTGGATGCGGAACTGGGGAGTTTTCGAGAGTTTTAGCGGATCGAGGTTGGGAGGTTTGCGCGATCGATCTCTCATCAAACATGATCGAAATTGCTCGATCGCAGTCTTTATCAAATATCGATTTTCAAGTTGCAGATGTTTTGAAATGGGAATTTCCGATCGAGCAATTTGATGTGATTGTGTCGATCGCGACTCTGCATCACGTCTCGTTAGAATTGCTATTACCCAAAATCAAAGCAGCATTAAAACCAGGTGGAAAGCTTGTAATTTTGGATTTAGTTGAGCCTGAAGGAATCGATCGATTAATCGATGTTGTTGCTGTTCCACTGAATTGGGTTTATGAGAATTTGAGAAATCGCGGAATTAAGCGATCGAGAGAAGCGATCGAAGCAATGCACGAACATCTTCGCACTGACAGATACTTGACTATTTCCCAAGCAAAAGAGATGTACTCCAGATTTCTAGAAAACGTTCAAATCAGAAGACATCTCTTTTGGCGATATTCAGCAGTTTGGACAAAGTAA
- a CDS encoding transporter, MotA/TolQ/ExbB proton channel family protein (similar to AA sequence:cyanobase_aa:LBDG_38010), which produces MNGNTVDRTVRFYGIFKDPIQQDATRDAQKGRTIMNIIELFERGGVTMIPLFVLSILSLGAIIERSWFWFNVLNKEKEVAGRILETSRRDWEAAVEIARQSYDQPIGRFLYAPMRLQNPDPELFRLALESSADEEIASMRRGDKILEAVIALSPLLGLLGTVIGLILSLRSIRIGDIGTASTAGVTTGIGEALISTATGLVVAIFSLAFYRVFQGLIFNQAKIFRRTGNDLELLYRQKWQLTHNNPLHKDDL; this is translated from the coding sequence ATGAACGGAAATACTGTCGATCGCACAGTAAGATTTTATGGAATCTTTAAAGACCCGATTCAACAAGATGCTACGAGGGACGCACAGAAAGGAAGAACAATCATGAATATCATCGAACTGTTTGAAAGAGGCGGCGTGACCATGATCCCGCTGTTTGTTCTCTCAATCTTGTCGCTTGGAGCCATTATTGAGCGATCGTGGTTTTGGTTCAACGTCCTGAATAAAGAGAAAGAAGTTGCAGGACGAATTCTCGAAACCTCTAGACGCGATTGGGAAGCAGCGGTCGAAATTGCACGTCAATCTTATGATCAACCGATCGGACGTTTTCTCTACGCTCCGATGCGCCTACAAAATCCTGACCCAGAACTTTTTCGTCTCGCACTGGAATCTTCTGCGGATGAAGAAATCGCTTCAATGCGTCGTGGAGACAAAATTCTCGAAGCGGTGATTGCATTATCTCCACTGCTTGGGCTGTTGGGAACTGTGATCGGTCTAATTCTGTCACTACGATCGATTCGGATTGGCGACATCGGAACTGCTTCAACTGCTGGTGTCACAACCGGGATTGGGGAAGCACTGATTAGTACTGCAACTGGGCTAGTCGTCGCGATTTTCAGCCTTGCCTTTTACCGAGTATTTCAAGGACTCATCTTCAATCAGGCAAAGATCTTTCGTCGCACAGGCAACGACCTAGAATTGCTCTACCGCCAAAAATGGCAACTGACTCACAATAACCCGTTGCACAAAGACGATCTATAG
- a CDS encoding hypothetical protein (hypothetical protein N9414_13605;~similar to AA sequence:cyanobase_aa:LBDG_37970), whose translation MDEAEWEWLMPHADRDAVIMVSDSLDLVDVGYAIANDQTTSVQQWIQDCLIYKPSIEQKSVWNEDQTKRFQALILQPYVLIQELAA comes from the coding sequence TTGGACGAAGCAGAGTGGGAATGGTTAATGCCTCATGCCGATCGCGATGCGGTGATTATGGTGTCCGATTCGCTCGATCTGGTCGATGTTGGATATGCGATCGCCAACGATCAAACTACTTCAGTTCAGCAGTGGATTCAAGATTGTCTGATTTATAAACCGTCGATCGAGCAGAAATCCGTCTGGAATGAGGATCAGACCAAACGCTTCCAGGCATTGATTCTTCAGCCTTATGTATTGATTCAAGAATTAGCGGCTTAG
- a CDS encoding cob(I)yrinic acid a,c-diamide adenosyltransferase (similar to AA sequence:cyanobase_aa:LBDG_38030), giving the protein MLENAEQHRAKMQRRKEVQDQRIADRTREKGLIIVNTGNGKGKTTAALGMVLRSLGHGYKVAIVQFIKGAWEPAEKAAFDRWGDQIEFHAMGEGFTWETQDRDRDILKATEAWETALSYLQNPDFRLVLLDEVNIALKLGYLQVETVLAGLAQKPEDSHVILTGRGAPAELIERADLVTEMTLVKHPFREQGIKAQAGIEF; this is encoded by the coding sequence ATGCTCGAAAACGCTGAACAACATCGCGCCAAAATGCAGCGCCGCAAAGAAGTTCAAGATCAACGAATTGCCGATCGCACTCGCGAAAAAGGGTTAATCATCGTCAATACCGGAAACGGCAAAGGGAAAACCACTGCTGCTTTGGGAATGGTTTTACGATCGCTTGGTCACGGGTACAAAGTTGCGATCGTGCAATTCATCAAAGGAGCCTGGGAACCTGCCGAAAAAGCAGCCTTCGATCGTTGGGGTGATCAAATCGAATTTCATGCAATGGGAGAAGGTTTTACTTGGGAAACTCAAGATCGCGATCGTGACATTCTCAAAGCCACAGAAGCTTGGGAAACTGCCCTTTCGTATCTTCAAAATCCTGATTTTCGCCTAGTTTTACTCGACGAAGTGAACATTGCTCTAAAACTCGGATATCTCCAAGTTGAAACCGTTCTAGCGGGACTTGCTCAAAAGCCTGAAGATTCGCATGTCATTCTAACGGGACGGGGTGCACCTGCTGAATTAATTGAACGAGCAGACCTCGTAACCGAAATGACTCTCGTGAAACATCCTTTTCGGGAACAAGGAATCAAAGCCCAAGCTGGAATCGAATTCTAA
- a CDS encoding hypothetical protein (similar to AA sequence:cyanobase_aa:LBDG_37990), producing MPKRLSILSICLILGLWTSQPAFAQALIPHAPQVDFDKLEQQGIGLIQEASQLAQFNQNQLALARARLAVQLAPKRPETWAVLGGLYLETKRADEAIPALQRAGSLDPKNPAILFALGTAHFQKAQYEESIKQIQAGLKIKPDVAGAYFDMGNANFMLKRNREAIANYEKAVSLDKTFWPAINNIGLIRYEEGKIDEAIKLWRQSVAIDPKTTAEPQLAIAVALFRKGNQAEAFTLAEAALKADARYGEPKFLVENLWGARLMADTQKFFAVPRIQAAIAQAQSAQAAQEGRGQ from the coding sequence GTGCCCAAACGTCTCTCTATCCTCTCAATTTGCTTGATTCTCGGACTGTGGACGAGCCAACCCGCATTCGCTCAAGCGCTGATCCCCCATGCCCCCCAAGTTGATTTTGACAAACTCGAACAACAGGGCATTGGACTGATTCAAGAAGCGTCACAACTTGCACAGTTTAATCAGAATCAGTTAGCACTTGCACGCGCAAGATTGGCAGTACAACTCGCTCCCAAACGTCCTGAAACTTGGGCAGTCTTGGGCGGTTTGTATTTAGAGACGAAACGAGCCGACGAAGCGATCCCAGCACTTCAAAGAGCAGGTTCACTTGATCCCAAGAATCCTGCGATCTTGTTCGCTCTAGGAACAGCGCATTTCCAAAAGGCACAATACGAAGAGTCAATTAAGCAGATTCAAGCAGGGCTGAAAATTAAGCCTGATGTGGCTGGTGCTTATTTCGATATGGGCAATGCCAATTTCATGTTGAAGCGAAATCGAGAAGCGATCGCGAATTACGAAAAAGCCGTTTCACTCGATAAAACGTTTTGGCCCGCCATCAATAACATCGGACTGATCCGCTACGAGGAAGGCAAGATCGACGAAGCGATCAAACTCTGGCGGCAATCGGTCGCGATCGATCCCAAGACCACCGCAGAACCACAGTTGGCGATCGCAGTGGCACTCTTCCGAAAAGGCAACCAGGCGGAAGCCTTCACACTCGCAGAAGCGGCACTGAAAGCAGATGCGCGATATGGTGAACCTAAATTCTTGGTTGAAAATCTTTGGGGCGCAAGATTAATGGCAGATACTCAAAAATTCTTTGCTGTGCCTCGAATCCAAGCTGCGATCGCTCAAGCACAATCCGCCCAAGCTGCCCAAGAAGGTCGCGGACAATAA
- a CDS encoding hypothetical protein (similar to AA sequence:cyanobase_aa:LBDG_37960), translating into MARILKLIFAIALSLFCGLAHPSAIWAQPVSDPPISSNLDVNTIPSEKLNQFVQACLQVVALIERREGELQAAETDSESARIQQDIEGEAIAIIEKNGLTRQEYLQLLSLANVDPEFGERVATLLQETPS; encoded by the coding sequence ATGGCTCGAATTCTTAAACTAATTTTCGCGATCGCGCTCTCATTATTTTGCGGTCTAGCTCACCCTAGCGCAATCTGGGCGCAACCTGTCAGCGATCCCCCAATTAGCTCAAACCTAGATGTCAACACGATCCCATCCGAAAAACTCAATCAATTTGTCCAAGCCTGTTTGCAAGTCGTCGCCCTGATTGAACGACGAGAAGGAGAATTGCAGGCAGCGGAAACGGATTCGGAATCGGCGCGGATTCAACAGGATATCGAAGGAGAAGCGATCGCGATTATTGAAAAAAATGGATTAACTCGGCAGGAATATTTGCAACTTTTGAGTCTGGCGAACGTCGATCCAGAATTCGGAGAACGGGTGGCAACTTTGCTACAAGAAACACCGAGTTGA
- a CDS encoding POTRA domain, FtsQ-type family (similar to AA sequence:cyanobase_aa:LBDG_37950) — translation MTSIAPVSRTELSQRRQKLRRQRRNRFLQTSWRNVAIAGFAASALWVATLPAWVIRKPEQVTIKGNRFISEQTIRTLLPIAYPQSLLKVQPQSISDALKAKAPIADATVDRQLFPPSLTVRVRERIPIAQTVSKTSQPGLIDETGVWMPQDSYTNLNPNFKLPPLKIIGNPERYRSNWATFYRTIRQSPVKILEANWEDPTNLILKTELGAVQFGVYGSNFPAQLKVLDEMRRLPSRMSGAQILSIDLRNPNSPLLQMNTTKTPVKLGTP, via the coding sequence ATGACCAGCATCGCCCCCGTGTCACGCACTGAACTGTCCCAGCGCCGTCAAAAACTTCGTCGCCAGCGTCGCAATCGATTTTTGCAAACCAGTTGGCGCAACGTTGCGATCGCAGGTTTTGCCGCAAGTGCGCTCTGGGTGGCAACGCTGCCCGCCTGGGTGATTCGCAAGCCAGAGCAGGTTACAATCAAAGGCAACCGATTTATCTCTGAGCAGACAATTCGCACACTTTTACCGATCGCATACCCGCAATCGCTCCTAAAAGTGCAGCCCCAATCGATTTCAGACGCACTCAAGGCAAAAGCGCCCATCGCAGATGCCACCGTCGATCGACAATTGTTTCCGCCGAGTTTAACGGTGCGTGTTCGAGAACGAATCCCGATCGCGCAAACAGTTTCTAAGACTTCTCAACCCGGACTGATTGACGAAACAGGCGTGTGGATGCCGCAAGACAGCTACACGAACTTGAACCCAAACTTCAAACTGCCGCCCTTAAAAATTATTGGCAACCCAGAGCGCTATCGTTCCAATTGGGCGACCTTTTATCGCACCATTCGCCAGAGTCCAGTCAAGATTTTGGAAGCGAACTGGGAAGATCCGACAAATTTAATTCTCAAAACCGAACTGGGTGCGGTACAGTTTGGTGTCTATGGTTCAAACTTTCCGGCGCAACTCAAAGTGTTAGACGAGATGCGGCGGCTGCCGAGTCGGATGAGTGGGGCACAAATTTTGTCGATCGACT
- a CDS encoding FG-GAP repeat protein (similar to AA sequence:cyanobase_aa:LBDG_38040), with the protein MSSPLPIQNPLTPSTFSGTVDTTTRTIAYQLNLTSFQSASVNLSLTGLSGDANLRVIQEPTTPTGQRSPIKESINQGKLSESILLNDIGQRIYTIEVTLGENMPSAAYTLNVAVNADANLNNILWRSPSQVTGWKINGATLSGEAKYPDQPANMQIQGIADLNADGEDDLIWRDANDGRTYYWLFKGGEAVAGDRVSQNVIPPDWQIAAVKDLDGDNQADIVWHNANGGQVAIWMLRDGIAVNGSLFTVGPGWKPVAAADLSGDLRADLVFHNPLNGGVAIWQMNGMAVINAASYGPGLEWRPQFFGDFNGDGKTDIMFRNTFSGTAAFWLMNGVSVDFGWTTPSVTPDWQVEALGNFDGSANKGNKDLLWRNRNSGDLVVWLMNDTGRGFASGGGFVTQSGQNYNRGTGWTIAGVGDFNSDGKEDILYRNATDGSQEILLMNGSTITGKGPLKAQAGSWQVQGLMKREVKSDPFEISGRSATGDFFSATAFDLGLLDGTGSYTDRVSPRNADFFKFNLATESNVTLSVAQSGVTLELFRIQQNGSLSSAVPISPEMLLSGGAYAIKVSTTNQANLTYTLSATGRPKVTDVTSAEFSLVSNSLTLTPSSTPDGKNTVTARFRVTNRSSTTLTNLEVGFRMSRDGQISLTPSDPLLAIEGATSNIYTLATPLAAGATSELLTVTLRLPDTKAGFWFVDGNYTVGMVVDPNGKLTESNENDNFNVALGRDKADLAIAGTETIELVGMNFTANGTFAAGQRMTASFTVANLGNRAFPDSTALPIRFVLSSDTTIDGNDPLVGVRRAGSTGAFGALINILPTNNPSVLLGKETKTFQLEFELPDADSSIWSENRPFYLSAWIDPDGSQDREADATNNKLDAATMNDTLGKIYLRFN; encoded by the coding sequence ATGTCTTCGCCACTACCCATTCAAAACCCGCTGACCCCTTCTACTTTCAGCGGAACCGTTGATACCACGACTCGAACCATTGCCTATCAACTCAATCTCACCAGCTTCCAAAGTGCCTCGGTAAACTTGTCACTAACAGGTCTCTCTGGCGATGCGAATTTGCGTGTGATTCAAGAACCGACCACTCCAACCGGGCAACGATCGCCAATTAAAGAATCAATCAATCAGGGCAAACTCTCCGAATCGATTCTGCTCAACGATATTGGTCAAAGAATTTATACGATCGAAGTCACCCTGGGAGAGAACATGCCCAGTGCTGCATACACTCTGAATGTTGCTGTCAACGCCGATGCCAATTTGAACAACATTCTCTGGCGCTCTCCTTCTCAAGTCACGGGATGGAAAATAAACGGAGCAACGTTGTCAGGAGAAGCGAAATACCCCGATCAGCCCGCAAACATGCAAATTCAAGGGATCGCTGATCTCAATGCCGATGGTGAAGATGACCTGATCTGGCGCGATGCCAATGACGGAAGAACCTACTACTGGCTGTTCAAAGGAGGAGAAGCGGTTGCGGGCGATCGAGTCTCTCAAAACGTCATTCCTCCAGATTGGCAAATCGCTGCCGTGAAGGACTTGGACGGAGATAATCAAGCCGATATCGTTTGGCATAACGCCAATGGAGGTCAAGTTGCGATTTGGATGCTCCGAGATGGAATCGCAGTCAACGGAAGTCTTTTCACCGTAGGACCAGGCTGGAAACCTGTCGCTGCGGCTGACTTGAGCGGCGATTTAAGAGCCGACCTTGTGTTTCACAATCCGCTGAATGGGGGTGTCGCAATCTGGCAAATGAATGGCATGGCGGTGATAAATGCAGCAAGTTACGGACCTGGATTAGAGTGGCGACCCCAATTTTTCGGTGATTTCAATGGCGATGGGAAAACCGACATCATGTTCCGGAATACATTCTCCGGTACGGCTGCATTCTGGTTGATGAACGGAGTGAGCGTTGACTTTGGGTGGACAACTCCTTCCGTTACACCAGACTGGCAAGTTGAAGCCCTCGGTAACTTTGACGGATCTGCGAACAAGGGTAATAAAGACTTGCTCTGGCGCAACCGCAACTCTGGAGATTTAGTCGTTTGGTTGATGAACGATACCGGACGCGGTTTTGCCAGCGGCGGCGGATTTGTCACGCAATCAGGACAAAACTACAACCGAGGAACAGGTTGGACGATCGCAGGTGTGGGTGACTTCAATAGCGATGGCAAGGAAGACATTCTCTACCGCAACGCAACCGATGGAAGTCAAGAAATTCTGCTGATGAATGGCTCTACCATTACAGGTAAAGGTCCATTGAAAGCGCAAGCGGGCAGTTGGCAAGTTCAAGGTCTGATGAAGCGAGAAGTGAAAAGCGATCCGTTTGAGATTAGTGGACGTTCTGCAACGGGTGACTTCTTCTCAGCAACTGCATTTGATCTTGGACTGTTGGATGGAACTGGAAGCTATACCGATCGCGTTTCCCCCAGAAATGCCGATTTCTTCAAGTTCAATCTCGCAACCGAATCGAACGTCACTCTCAGTGTCGCTCAGTCAGGCGTAACTTTAGAACTGTTCCGAATTCAGCAAAACGGGTCACTGAGCAGTGCCGTTCCGATTAGTCCTGAGATGCTGTTGAGTGGTGGTGCTTATGCCATCAAAGTTTCTACTACAAATCAAGCGAATCTGACTTACACGCTGAGTGCGACAGGTAGACCCAAGGTGACTGATGTAACCAGCGCTGAGTTTTCACTGGTGAGTAATTCGCTCACGCTGACTCCATCCAGTACGCCAGATGGTAAAAATACCGTGACGGCGCGATTCCGAGTCACCAATAGAAGTTCGACCACGCTGACCAATCTCGAAGTTGGTTTCCGGATGTCTCGTGACGGACAGATCTCGCTCACGCCTTCAGATCCGCTTCTGGCGATCGAGGGTGCAACCTCAAATATTTACACCTTGGCAACCCCGCTGGCGGCAGGAGCAACCAGTGAATTGCTCACCGTGACGTTACGTTTACCGGATACCAAGGCTGGATTCTGGTTTGTGGACGGTAACTATACGGTCGGTATGGTGGTCGATCCGAATGGCAAACTGACCGAGAGCAACGAGAACGACAACTTTAACGTGGCATTAGGTCGCGACAAGGCAGACTTAGCGATCGCTGGAACCGAAACGATCGAACTGGTTGGAATGAACTTTACCGCGAATGGAACGTTTGCAGCGGGTCAGCGGATGACGGCTTCCTTTACAGTGGCGAACCTTGGAAATCGTGCCTTCCCTGACTCGACTGCCTTGCCAATTCGGTTTGTTCTGTCGTCGGATACCACGATCGATGGCAATGATCCTCTGGTCGGGGTCAGACGTGCAGGCTCAACTGGCGCATTTGGAGCGCTAATCAATATCTTGCCAACAAACAATCCGAGTGTGCTGCTTGGGAAAGAAACGAAAACGTTCCAGCTTGAATTTGAACTTCCCGATGCGGATTCGAGCATCTGGAGCGAGAATCGACCCTTCTATTTATCGGCTTGGATTGATCCAGACGGAAGCCAAGACCGAGAGGCAGATGCGACAAACAACAAGTTAGACGCAGCAACCATGAACGATACCCTCGGCAAGATCTATCTGAGATTCAACTAA
- a CDS encoding hypothetical protein (protein of unknown function DUF218;~similar to AA sequence:cyanobase_aa:LBDG_37980) encodes MRVKAVSPGHYHHHRKSRKRSFPWLLLLTPFALWMGVRSARLHFEQPDAIVVLGGSEEREVFSAKFAKQHPNLPVWISSGAPREYAERVFSRTGVDLHRLNLDYQAVDTVTNFTSLVDRLRQKNVRSVYLITSDYHMRRAQVIGEIVFGSRGINIQPVSIPSNHLDEPMSKALRDGGRAVLWVATGQTGAQLAPAKEP; translated from the coding sequence GTGCGTGTGAAAGCCGTTTCGCCAGGTCATTATCATCATCACCGCAAAAGTCGGAAACGATCGTTTCCTTGGTTGCTTCTCCTGACTCCATTCGCTTTGTGGATGGGAGTGCGATCGGCAAGACTTCATTTTGAGCAACCAGACGCGATCGTCGTGTTAGGTGGCTCGGAAGAACGAGAGGTTTTTAGCGCAAAATTTGCCAAGCAGCACCCGAATTTACCTGTTTGGATTTCTTCTGGTGCGCCACGTGAGTATGCAGAGCGAGTATTTTCCAGAACGGGTGTGGATCTGCATCGATTGAATCTGGATTATCAAGCGGTTGATACGGTGACGAACTTTACGTCGTTAGTCGATCGATTGCGTCAGAAGAATGTTCGTAGTGTTTACCTGATTACTTCGGACTATCACATGCGTCGCGCTCAGGTGATCGGAGAAATTGTCTTTGGTAGTCGTGGGATTAATATTCAGCCCGTCTCGATCCCGTCTAATCACTTGGACGAGCCGATGTCTAAGGCTCTGCGAGATGGAGGACGGGCAGTGCTTTGGGTCGCAACGGGACAGACAGGGGCGCAGCTTGCTCCTGCCAAAGAACCCTAA
- a CDS encoding hypothetical protein (similar to AA sequence:cyanobase_aa:ssl2733), whose amino-acid sequence MIDEALQWSYSVKVILVMNYQNFITIEPDKRGGKPCVRGLRITVYEVLEYLASEMTEAEILDDFPDLTREDLKACIAYAVDRERRLMISPLSA is encoded by the coding sequence GTGATTGATGAAGCCTTACAATGGAGCTATTCAGTGAAGGTAATTTTAGTAATGAACTACCAAAACTTCATCACAATTGAACCTGATAAACGAGGTGGAAAACCTTGTGTACGTGGTTTAAGAATCACAGTTTATGAAGTGCTGGAGTACTTAGCTTCCGAGATGACTGAAGCAGAAATTCTTGACGATTTCCCCGATCTGACGCGAGAAGACCTAAAAGCCTGTATTGCTTATGCTGTGGACCGCGAACGTCGGTTGATGATTTCTCCATTATCTGCATGA
- a CDS encoding putative alternative thymidylate synthase (similar to AA sequence:cyanobase_aa:LBDG_38000), giving the protein MVQSIAVPNFTDMSDSALPTRTAEFPSIDPLNDGKSRIALLSHMGNDLDIVNDARASFDKVSIDLDEKDVKLIRYLIQHHHTSPFRGVVFKFKVKAPLFVARQWWKHVIASSHNDEQVGWNEKSFRYVAIEDSEDFYVPASFRQQSKSNRQATFGEIPEEQNQKALDIYRAQCEASYKAYKDLLELGVGREQARGVLVPSVYTSWVWTVSLQSVLHFIGLRKGEGAQQEIHFYADAISQLIQPIVPQTIAAWEDLNRSF; this is encoded by the coding sequence ATGGTTCAATCTATTGCTGTTCCCAATTTTACCGATATGTCTGATTCAGCGTTGCCCACTCGCACAGCAGAATTTCCCTCGATCGATCCGCTCAACGATGGCAAAAGTCGGATCGCGCTCTTGTCCCACATGGGTAACGATTTAGACATTGTGAACGATGCGAGAGCGAGTTTTGATAAAGTCTCGATCGACCTAGATGAGAAAGATGTCAAACTGATTCGCTACTTGATCCAACATCATCATACGTCCCCGTTTCGCGGCGTTGTCTTTAAGTTCAAAGTGAAAGCACCGCTGTTTGTCGCACGTCAGTGGTGGAAGCATGTGATCGCTTCTTCGCATAACGACGAGCAAGTGGGCTGGAATGAGAAGAGTTTTCGCTATGTTGCGATCGAGGATTCTGAAGATTTCTACGTTCCCGCTTCATTCCGCCAGCAGTCCAAATCGAATCGGCAAGCAACTTTCGGCGAAATTCCCGAAGAGCAGAATCAAAAAGCGCTAGACATCTATCGCGCTCAATGTGAAGCCAGCTACAAAGCTTACAAAGACTTGCTCGAATTGGGAGTTGGACGGGAACAAGCTCGTGGCGTTTTAGTTCCAAGCGTTTACACCTCTTGGGTTTGGACAGTTTCGCTGCAATCCGTTCTGCACTTTATCGGACTGCGGAAAGGGGAAGGCGCACAGCAGGAAATTCACTTCTATGCCGATGCAATTTCTCAATTGATTCAGCCGATCGTGCCTCAGACGATCGCGGCTTGGGAGGACCTCAATCGATCGTTCTAA
- a CDS encoding biopolymer transport protein ExbD/TolR (similar to AA sequence:cyanobase_aa:LBDG_38020): MKVNLDSQPDEAQIQIIPLIDVIFCILTFFILAALQLTRQQGIGLELPSSQTSSLLTADQLVINIDSNGQTYLSSQGQRQLIDRAQLFQLAQEYHQQRPEGLLVIAASQTAFYNDVIQTMDILRQVAPDRVALSTAAEQPGQPQQGQPQAPGTIPQITPAPNLVPSPTAPTNTLPTNPANPNLTPTTPVQPISPQVPAPTPTAPGGAVPQSP, translated from the coding sequence ATGAAAGTAAATCTCGACTCTCAACCTGATGAAGCTCAGATCCAGATCATCCCGCTGATCGATGTGATCTTTTGTATTCTGACGTTCTTTATCCTTGCCGCGCTTCAACTCACTCGCCAACAAGGAATCGGGTTAGAGCTTCCGTCCTCTCAAACGAGTAGTTTGCTGACGGCTGATCAGCTTGTGATTAACATCGACTCCAACGGGCAAACCTATTTGTCAAGTCAGGGACAGCGACAACTCATCGATCGTGCTCAGCTTTTCCAACTCGCTCAGGAGTATCACCAACAGCGACCCGAAGGACTCTTAGTGATCGCAGCTTCACAAACAGCGTTCTACAACGATGTCATTCAAACAATGGACATTCTGCGGCAGGTTGCTCCCGATCGCGTTGCGCTTTCCACTGCTGCTGAACAACCCGGACAACCCCAACAAGGACAGCCTCAAGCCCCTGGAACCATTCCGCAAATTACCCCCGCTCCGAACTTGGTTCCCAGTCCAACGGCTCCAACGAACACCTTGCCCACGAATCCCGCGAATCCGAATCTCACGCCAACGACTCCAGTTCAGCCAATTTCTCCACAGGTTCCCGCTCCTACTCCAACGGCTCCAGGTGGCGCAGTTCCACAATCCCCGTAG